The Panthera tigris isolate Pti1 chromosome F3, P.tigris_Pti1_mat1.1, whole genome shotgun sequence genome includes a window with the following:
- the LOC122235732 gene encoding LOW QUALITY PROTEIN: vesicle transport protein GOT1B-like (The sequence of the model RefSeq protein was modified relative to this genomic sequence to represent the inferred CDS: deleted 2 bases in 2 codons), with protein sequence MWWFLPGLLPGASLDFASRPGHPEVLLQLLSPLAAMISLPDTQRIGVGLTGYGVFFLFFGMILLFDKALLAIGNVLFVTSLAFAIGLQRTFTVFFQKHNMKATRFFLGGIFVVLVGWPFVGMIFEIYDFFLVFRGFFPMVTGFIRRVPVLGFLLNLHGIRSFVDKVGESNNMVERQVNWGFI encoded by the exons ATGTGGTGGTTCTTGCCTGGGCTGCTTCCTGGCGCTTCTCTTGACTTTGCTTCACGCCCTGGGCACCCCGAGGTTCTTTTGCAACTGCTCTCACCATTGGCAGCCATGATCTCCTTACCGGACACCCAGAGAATTGGAGTGGGATTAACAGGATATGGagtatttttcctgttctttggaATGATTCTCTTATTTGACAAAGCACTACTGGCtattggaaatgttttatttgtgaCTAGCTTGGCTTTTGCAATTGGTTTACAAAGAACATTCACAGTCTTCTTCCAAAAACATAACATGAAAGCTACAAGATTTTTCCTGGGTGGTATATTTGTTGTCCTTGTTGGTTGGCCCTTC GTAGGCATgatctttgaaatttat gatttttttcttgttttcagggGCTTCTTTCCTATGGTCACTGGCTTTATTAGAAGAGTGCCAGTCCTTGGGTTCCTCTTGAATTTACATGGAATTAGATCATTTGTTGATAAAGTTGGAGAAAGCAACAATATGGTAGAAAGACAAGTGAATTGgggattcatttaa